In one window of Ferriphaselus amnicola DNA:
- a CDS encoding sigma 54-interacting transcriptional regulator, producing MTKHTSSSALNSMGTTEADAEFGIVGQSLAIQSLRQQIRCYAHSHHTVLIEGETGSGKELVATALHHAEHDGSTFYPVNCAAIPASLLEATLFGHTRGAFTGAQHDRCGLFEKAGSGTLFLDEITELPLELQAKLLRVLENGEFRRIGETTLRHSHARILAASNLDLQHEVASGRFRADLFHRLNILSIRIPPLRELGSDKQLLLNHFRHLFAAQAGQAPFELDTLALQYWDSYPFPGNIRELRSLVIRLLTNYSGKVVSAEQLKAELPQLRTNAQLLWPQLHEQAASMLSFDEVMTRHARQYIASALAKTEGNISTAARLLGIPRSTLCSRMTALDIPRR from the coding sequence ATGACCAAGCACACCTCCAGCTCCGCCCTCAACTCTATGGGCACCACAGAAGCCGATGCCGAATTTGGCATCGTCGGCCAAAGCCTAGCTATCCAATCACTGCGCCAGCAAATCAGATGCTACGCCCATAGCCACCACACCGTGTTGATCGAGGGCGAAACGGGCAGTGGCAAAGAATTGGTCGCTACCGCACTTCATCACGCAGAGCACGATGGCAGCACTTTTTATCCGGTCAATTGCGCTGCCATTCCCGCGTCCCTACTCGAAGCTACACTATTTGGACATACTCGCGGCGCGTTCACTGGCGCACAGCATGATCGCTGCGGCTTGTTTGAGAAAGCAGGGAGCGGCACATTATTTCTGGATGAAATCACCGAACTCCCGCTGGAGCTTCAAGCCAAATTGCTGCGGGTTCTGGAAAATGGCGAATTCCGCCGTATCGGCGAAACCACGTTACGACATAGCCATGCTCGGATTCTGGCCGCCAGCAACCTTGATCTGCAACATGAAGTAGCCTCCGGACGCTTCCGCGCCGACCTCTTTCATCGTCTCAACATCCTCTCCATTCGCATACCGCCCTTGCGTGAACTGGGGTCAGACAAACAGTTACTGCTCAATCATTTCCGACATCTCTTTGCAGCCCAAGCGGGTCAAGCGCCTTTCGAACTAGATACGCTGGCGCTGCAATACTGGGACAGCTATCCGTTCCCTGGCAACATCCGTGAGCTGCGCAGTCTGGTCATTCGACTACTCACCAACTACTCAGGAAAAGTCGTGAGTGCGGAACAATTAAAAGCCGAGTTACCACAGCTACGCACCAATGCCCAGCTCCTCTGGCCACAACTTCACGAACAAGCCGCCTCCATGCTCAGCTTTGATGAAGTCATGACCCGCCACGCACGGCAATACATCGCCTCAGCTCTGGCTAAGACCGAAGGCAACATCAGCACTGCTGCTCGCCTACTCGGAATCCCTCGCTCCACATTATGCAGTCGAATGACAGCGCTAGACATACCCCGAAGATAG
- a CDS encoding ABC transporter ATP-binding protein encodes MPSQPLVEICDLNFAYDNRAILKGINMSFPKGKLIAIMGLSGCGKTTLLRHIGGVLKPTKGHVKVDGKIIHELDQEGLYAMRRKMGMLFQFGALFTDMSVFDNVAFQMREHTDLPEDIIHDLVLMKLHAVGLRGTHKLMPAELSGGMARRVALARTVALDPMLIMYDEPFAGLDPISLSVVGNLIRQLNDALGATSIVVTHDIQESLKIVDYVYFISDGAIIAEGTADEIRASEVPFVRQFVHGETDGPIPFHYPGGDYSQDLNLRA; translated from the coding sequence GTGCCCTCACAACCGTTGGTCGAAATTTGCGACCTTAACTTCGCCTACGACAATCGTGCCATTCTGAAAGGCATCAACATGTCCTTTCCTAAGGGCAAGCTGATCGCCATCATGGGCTTGAGCGGTTGCGGTAAGACGACGTTGCTGCGTCACATCGGTGGCGTGCTGAAGCCCACCAAGGGGCACGTCAAAGTGGATGGTAAGATCATTCACGAGCTGGATCAGGAAGGGCTGTATGCGATGCGGCGCAAGATGGGCATGCTATTTCAGTTCGGCGCGCTGTTCACCGATATGTCGGTGTTCGACAACGTAGCGTTCCAGATGCGTGAACACACTGATCTGCCGGAAGACATCATCCACGATCTGGTGCTGATGAAGCTGCACGCCGTTGGGTTGCGCGGTACACACAAGCTGATGCCGGCGGAGCTTTCTGGCGGGATGGCGCGGCGCGTGGCACTGGCGCGCACCGTGGCGCTTGATCCTATGCTCATCATGTATGACGAGCCGTTTGCCGGGCTGGACCCGATTTCGTTGTCGGTGGTGGGGAATCTGATCCGCCAGCTGAATGATGCGTTGGGCGCGACCTCGATCGTGGTGACTCACGATATTCAGGAGTCACTGAAGATCGTCGATTACGTCTATTTTATTTCGGATGGTGCGATCATTGCCGAAGGCACGGCAGATGAGATTCGTGCCTCCGAGGTGCCCTTTGTGCGCCAGTTTGTTCACGGCGAGACCGATGGGCCGATTCCGTTCCATTACCCGGGCGGGGACTATTCCCAAGACCTGAATCTCAGAGCCTGA
- the mlaE gene encoding lipid asymmetry maintenance ABC transporter permease subunit MlaE — protein sequence MSIPSSLRTIGHRTINAVWRIGFATRFFAMTLFYSGTSFRRFHLTIKEMFFSGVMSLIIILVAGMFVGMVLGLQGYETLKRYGSESALGSLVALSLVRELGPVLAALLFASRAGSAMTAEIGLMKATEQIAAMELMAVNPIARVVAPRFWAGVFSMPLLAALFSAMGVLGGYVVGVVLIGVDEGSFWSQMQGAVDFRHDVMNGVIKSFVFGLAVTAISLFEGYDAPPTAEGVSGATTRTVVESSLAILILDFILTALMFGSN from the coding sequence ATGTCCATTCCCTCAAGTTTAAGAACCATCGGGCATCGCACCATCAACGCGGTCTGGCGCATTGGCTTCGCGACACGTTTCTTTGCGATGACGCTGTTCTACTCGGGCACCAGCTTCCGTCGCTTCCATCTGACCATCAAGGAGATGTTTTTCTCTGGCGTGATGTCGCTCATCATTATTCTGGTGGCGGGCATGTTCGTCGGCATGGTGTTGGGCTTGCAAGGTTATGAAACACTGAAACGCTATGGTTCGGAGTCGGCACTGGGGTCGCTGGTGGCCTTGTCACTGGTGCGGGAACTTGGGCCGGTGCTGGCCGCACTGCTGTTTGCCAGCCGCGCTGGCTCAGCGATGACCGCTGAGATCGGCTTGATGAAAGCCACAGAGCAGATCGCTGCGATGGAACTGATGGCGGTGAACCCCATCGCCCGCGTGGTTGCGCCGCGCTTTTGGGCGGGCGTGTTCTCGATGCCCTTGCTTGCGGCACTGTTTTCAGCGATGGGCGTGCTGGGTGGCTATGTGGTCGGCGTTGTGCTGATCGGCGTGGATGAAGGTTCGTTCTGGTCGCAGATGCAGGGCGCGGTGGACTTCCGTCATGACGTGATGAACGGTGTCATCAAGAGTTTCGTGTTCGGCTTGGCAGTGACGGCAATCTCCCTATTCGAGGGTTACGATGCGCCGCCCACGGCAGAAGGTGTTTCTGGCGCGACGACCCGCACCGTCGTGGAATCGTCACTGGCGATTCTGATTCTGGATTTTATTTTGACCGCACTAATGTTTGGGAGTAATTGA
- a CDS encoding BolA family protein, which produces MVTPESIQQGIAAGMVTSHLTVVGDGQHFEAVVVSEEFAGKSRVQRHQRVYQTLGDRMREEIHALSMKTFTPQEWELAASR; this is translated from the coding sequence ATGGTCACCCCAGAAAGCATCCAGCAGGGCATTGCTGCCGGTATGGTGACCAGCCACTTGACCGTGGTCGGTGACGGTCAGCATTTTGAGGCGGTGGTGGTGAGCGAAGAGTTTGCCGGTAAAAGTCGAGTGCAACGGCATCAGCGCGTCTATCAAACCTTGGGCGACCGGATGCGCGAAGAAATCCACGCTCTGTCCATGAAAACATTTACTCCACAGGAATGGGAATTGGCCGCAAGTCGTTAA
- the murA gene encoding UDP-N-acetylglucosamine 1-carboxyvinyltransferase translates to MQKLAIIGGTPLRGEVRISGAKNAALPILCAGLLTADDLHLTNLPDLHDVITMRRLLEQMGIVATLGESEITLNGTHVNKLEAPYDMVKTMRAAILVLGPLVARFGEAKVSLPGGCAIGSRPVNLHIKGLEAMGAEISIEHGYIHAKAKRLKGARIFFDIVSVTGTENLMMAAALADGVTVLENSAREPEVIDLADCLRAMGAKITGDGTDTITITGVEKLNGASHRIMPDRIESGTFLVAAAATGGSITLTNTRADILETVLEKLAEAGAKIEVNADMIRLDMSARPKSVNVRTAPHPAFPTDMQAQFMALNCIADGTAMVVETIFENRFMHVQELRRLGAQIDVEGNTALVRGVERLEGAAVMATDLRASASLVIAALVAQGETVIDRIYHLDRGYEHIEAKLSKLGAQIRRIK, encoded by the coding sequence ATGCAAAAACTAGCAATCATCGGCGGCACGCCGCTACGTGGGGAAGTTCGCATCTCTGGCGCTAAGAATGCGGCGCTGCCGATTTTGTGCGCGGGCCTGCTGACGGCGGACGACCTGCATTTGACCAATCTGCCAGATTTGCATGATGTCATCACCATGCGGCGATTGCTGGAACAGATGGGCATCGTTGCAACGCTGGGCGAGAGCGAGATCACGCTCAACGGTACACACGTGAATAAGCTGGAGGCGCCCTACGATATGGTGAAAACCATGCGAGCCGCGATTCTGGTGCTGGGGCCGCTGGTCGCGCGTTTCGGCGAGGCCAAGGTTTCCCTGCCCGGGGGCTGCGCCATCGGTTCGCGTCCAGTCAACCTGCACATCAAAGGCTTGGAAGCGATGGGTGCCGAGATCTCCATCGAACACGGCTATATCCACGCAAAAGCCAAGCGTCTCAAAGGCGCGCGGATATTCTTCGATATCGTCAGCGTCACCGGCACGGAAAACCTGATGATGGCTGCGGCTCTGGCCGACGGCGTGACTGTGCTGGAAAACTCCGCACGTGAGCCGGAAGTCATCGACCTTGCTGACTGCTTGCGCGCTATGGGTGCAAAGATCACGGGCGATGGCACGGATACCATCACCATCACCGGCGTCGAGAAGTTAAACGGCGCAAGCCATCGCATCATGCCGGATCGTATCGAGAGCGGCACCTTCCTGGTCGCGGCTGCGGCCACGGGGGGCAGTATCACACTGACCAACACCCGCGCCGACATTCTGGAAACCGTGCTGGAAAAGCTCGCTGAGGCAGGTGCCAAGATCGAAGTGAATGCGGATATGATACGTCTGGACATGAGCGCGCGTCCAAAATCGGTCAATGTGCGCACCGCCCCACATCCCGCGTTCCCCACCGACATGCAGGCGCAATTCATGGCGCTGAACTGCATCGCCGACGGCACTGCGATGGTGGTGGAAACCATCTTCGAGAACCGCTTCATGCACGTGCAAGAACTACGCCGCCTCGGCGCGCAGATCGACGTGGAAGGCAACACCGCCCTAGTGCGCGGTGTCGAGCGACTGGAGGGTGCCGCCGTGATGGCCACCGACCTGCGCGCCTCCGCCTCGCTGGTGATCGCCGCTCTGGTTGCCCAGGGCGAAACCGTCATCGACCGCATCTACCATCTGGATCGCGGTTACGAACACATCGAAGCAAAACTGTCGAAACTGGGCGCGCAGATACGCAGGATCAAGTGA
- a CDS encoding STAS domain-containing protein, which produces MIEREGNLLYVSGALTMETVAALRDLDVSVDETSALVIDLAKVETVDSAAVGLLLAWLRQAQERGMTLSYTNLPSNLVSLAQMYGVAELLPV; this is translated from the coding sequence ATGATTGAGCGGGAGGGCAATCTGCTCTATGTTTCCGGCGCATTGACCATGGAGACGGTTGCCGCCTTGCGCGACTTGGATGTGTCCGTTGACGAGACTTCAGCCTTGGTGATCGACTTGGCTAAGGTTGAAACGGTCGATTCCGCTGCTGTTGGCCTACTGCTCGCTTGGTTGCGCCAAGCGCAAGAGCGCGGCATGACCCTGAGCTACACGAATCTTCCTTCGAATCTGGTCAGTTTGGCGCAGATGTACGGCGTTGCTGAACTCCTACCCGTCTGA
- a CDS encoding MlaC/ttg2D family ABC transporter substrate-binding protein — protein MNKIVSMLLGVWLAGASVLAQAEELKAPDALIRDVVNEVLDAVAKDKALHDGDQQKVQALVEAKILPQFDFTRLTQKTVGGKNWRAATPEQRTALTSEYRNFLVRFYTKAFTSYKEQKVEVKPLKQAPVDDEVTVKSVITKAGAQPVQVDYDLYKTATGWKVYDVSIQEISLVGTYKKQFAEKIDQSSIDGLIQWLKDNNQTAATAKKAVEK, from the coding sequence ATGAACAAGATTGTGTCGATGTTGTTGGGTGTCTGGTTGGCGGGTGCGAGCGTATTGGCGCAGGCCGAAGAGTTGAAAGCGCCAGATGCGTTAATCCGCGATGTGGTCAATGAGGTGCTGGATGCAGTTGCCAAGGACAAGGCGCTGCACGATGGCGATCAGCAGAAAGTACAGGCTTTGGTCGAGGCCAAGATACTGCCGCAATTCGATTTCACCCGTTTGACGCAAAAGACCGTCGGCGGCAAGAATTGGCGTGCTGCCACACCGGAGCAGCGCACTGCTCTGACTAGCGAGTACCGCAACTTCTTGGTACGTTTCTATACCAAAGCCTTCACTTCCTATAAGGAACAGAAGGTGGAAGTGAAGCCACTCAAACAAGCACCTGTCGATGATGAGGTCACGGTCAAGAGCGTCATTACCAAGGCTGGTGCTCAGCCAGTTCAGGTGGATTACGATCTGTACAAGACTGCTACCGGATGGAAGGTATATGACGTATCTATTCAAGAGATCAGCTTGGTCGGCACCTATAAGAAGCAGTTCGCCGAAAAGATCGATCAATCCAGCATTGATGGTTTGATTCAGTGGTTGAAAGATAACAATCAGACCGCCGCTACAGCTAAGAAGGCAGTTGAGAAATGA
- the mlaD gene encoding outer membrane lipid asymmetry maintenance protein MlaD, whose amino-acid sequence MERTTLDLWVGAFVVAGIGALVVLALKVGNLSTYNVSESYQLQAYFTNIGGLKPKASIKSAGVLIGRVTDIRLDPQHEYQAKVTMSLDKRYQFPKDTVPKILTAGLLGEQYIGFEPGEDEKMLANGDEVRRTQSAVVLEDLIGRFLYSKASSSSE is encoded by the coding sequence ATGGAGCGCACTACTTTAGACCTTTGGGTTGGCGCATTCGTTGTGGCTGGTATCGGCGCACTGGTGGTGTTGGCCTTGAAGGTTGGGAACCTAAGCACGTACAACGTGTCCGAGTCCTACCAATTGCAAGCCTACTTCACCAACATCGGGGGATTAAAACCTAAAGCCTCGATCAAGAGCGCAGGCGTGTTGATTGGGCGGGTGACGGACATCCGGCTGGATCCCCAGCATGAGTATCAAGCGAAAGTGACGATGAGTCTGGATAAACGTTATCAATTTCCCAAGGACACCGTGCCTAAGATTCTGACCGCTGGCCTGCTTGGCGAACAGTACATTGGGTTTGAGCCGGGTGAAGATGAGAAAATGCTGGCGAATGGTGATGAGGTACGTAGGACTCAATCCGCTGTGGTGCTGGAAGACCTGATTGGCAGGTTTTTATACAGCAAAGCAAGTAGTAGCTCTGAATAA